A stretch of Dama dama isolate Ldn47 chromosome 22, ASM3311817v1, whole genome shotgun sequence DNA encodes these proteins:
- the CHKB gene encoding choline/ethanolamine kinase isoform X3, translated as MAAEGTDVVGGGPLGGCLTKDSLLQAKCPDAAPSRRRSSARSRDAERRAYQWCREYLGGAWRQARPEELRVDPVSGGLSNLLFRCSLPDHLPSVGEEPREVLLRLYGAILQGVDSLVLESVMFAILAERSLGPQLYGVFPEGRLEQYIPSRPLKTHELRDPVLSAAIATKMAKFHGMEMPFTKEPHWLFGTMDRYLKQIQDLPPTGLPQMNLLEMYSLKDEMGNLRKLLDTTPSPVVFCHNDIQEGNILLLSEPKSTDSLMLVDFEYSSYNYRGFDIGNHFCEWVYDYTHEEWPFYKAQPANYPTQGQQLHFIRHYLAEVKKDETVSQEEQRKLEADLLVEANRSMRSLGSSSTSSRRAS; from the exons ATGGCGGCCGAGGGGACCGATGTGGTCGGAGGCGGGCCTCTCGGAGGCTGCCTGACCAAGGACAGCTTGCTGCAGGCTAAGTGCCCCGACGCGGCCCCAAGCCGGCGGCGCAGCTCGGCGCGCTCACGAGACGCCGAGCGCCGCGCCTACCAGTGGTGCCGAGAGTACTTGGGCGGGGCCTGGCGCCAGGCGCGGCCGGAGGAGCTGAGGGTTGACCCCGTGAG CGGAGGCCTCAGCAACCTGCTGTTCCGCTGTTCGCTGCCGGACCACCTGCCCAGCGTTGGCGAGGAGCCCCGGGAGGTGCTACTGCGGCTATATGGGGCCATCCTGCAG GGCGTGGACTCCTTGGTCCTTGAGAGTGTGATGTTCGCCATACTTGCAGAGCGGTCGCTGGGGCCCCAGCTCTATGGAGTCTTTCCAGAGGGCCGGCTGGAACAGTACATCCCA AGCAGGCCACTGAAGACACATGAGCTTCGAGATCCAGTGTTGTCTGCAGCCATTGCCACGAAGATGGCCAAGTTCCACGGCATGGAGATGCCTTTCACTAAGGAGCCCCACTGGCTATTTGGGACCATGGATCG GTACTTAAAGCAGATCCAGGACCTGCCCCCCACCGGCCTTCCCCAAATGAACCTGCTGGAGATGTACAGCTTGAAGGATGAGATGGGCAACCTCAG GAAGCTGCTAGACACTACCCCATCACCAGTGGTCTTTTGCCACAATGATATCCAAGAAG GGAACATCTTACTGCTCTCAGAGCCTAAAAGCACTGACAGCCTCATGCTGGTGGACTTCGAGTACAGCAGTTACAACTACAG GGGCTTTGACATTGGGAACCATTTTTGTGAGTGGGTTTACGATTATACTCACGAGGAGTGGCCTTTCTACAAAGCACAGCCTGCAAACTACCCCACTCAGGGACAGCAG CTCCATTTTATTCGCCACTACCTGGCAGAGGTAAAGAAAGATGAGACCGTCTCCCAAGAGGAGCAGAGGAAACTGGAAGCAGATTTGCTGGTGGAAGCTAATCG GAGTATGCGCAGTCTCGGTTCCAGTTCTACTTCCAGCAGAAGGGCCAGCTGA
- the CHKB gene encoding choline/ethanolamine kinase isoform X2, which produces MAAEGTDVVGGGPLGGCLTKDSLLQAKCPDAAPSRRRSSARSRDAERRAYQWCREYLGGAWRQARPEELRVDPVSGGLSNLLFRCSLPDHLPSVGEEPREVLLRLYGAILQGVDSLVLESVMFAILAERSLGPQLYGVFPEGRLEQYIPSRPLKTHELRDPVLSAAIATKMAKFHGMEMPFTKEPHWLFGTMDRYLKQIQDLPPTGLPQMNLLEMYSLKDEMGNLRKLLDTTPSPVVFCHNDIQEGNILLLSEPKSTDSLMLVDFEYSSYNYRGFDIGNHFCEWVYDYTHEEWPFYKAQPANYPTQGQQLHFIRHYLAEVKKDETVSQEEQRKLEADLLVEANRYALASHFFWGLWSILQASMSTIEFGYLEYAQSRFQFYFQQKGQLTSFHPSS; this is translated from the exons ATGGCGGCCGAGGGGACCGATGTGGTCGGAGGCGGGCCTCTCGGAGGCTGCCTGACCAAGGACAGCTTGCTGCAGGCTAAGTGCCCCGACGCGGCCCCAAGCCGGCGGCGCAGCTCGGCGCGCTCACGAGACGCCGAGCGCCGCGCCTACCAGTGGTGCCGAGAGTACTTGGGCGGGGCCTGGCGCCAGGCGCGGCCGGAGGAGCTGAGGGTTGACCCCGTGAG CGGAGGCCTCAGCAACCTGCTGTTCCGCTGTTCGCTGCCGGACCACCTGCCCAGCGTTGGCGAGGAGCCCCGGGAGGTGCTACTGCGGCTATATGGGGCCATCCTGCAG GGCGTGGACTCCTTGGTCCTTGAGAGTGTGATGTTCGCCATACTTGCAGAGCGGTCGCTGGGGCCCCAGCTCTATGGAGTCTTTCCAGAGGGCCGGCTGGAACAGTACATCCCA AGCAGGCCACTGAAGACACATGAGCTTCGAGATCCAGTGTTGTCTGCAGCCATTGCCACGAAGATGGCCAAGTTCCACGGCATGGAGATGCCTTTCACTAAGGAGCCCCACTGGCTATTTGGGACCATGGATCG GTACTTAAAGCAGATCCAGGACCTGCCCCCCACCGGCCTTCCCCAAATGAACCTGCTGGAGATGTACAGCTTGAAGGATGAGATGGGCAACCTCAG GAAGCTGCTAGACACTACCCCATCACCAGTGGTCTTTTGCCACAATGATATCCAAGAAG GGAACATCTTACTGCTCTCAGAGCCTAAAAGCACTGACAGCCTCATGCTGGTGGACTTCGAGTACAGCAGTTACAACTACAG GGGCTTTGACATTGGGAACCATTTTTGTGAGTGGGTTTACGATTATACTCACGAGGAGTGGCCTTTCTACAAAGCACAGCCTGCAAACTACCCCACTCAGGGACAGCAG CTCCATTTTATTCGCCACTACCTGGCAGAGGTAAAGAAAGATGAGACCGTCTCCCAAGAGGAGCAGAGGAAACTGGAAGCAGATTTGCTGGTGGAAGCTAATCG GTATGCCCTGGCATCTCATTTCTTTTGGGGTCTCTGGTCCATTCTTCAGGCATCCATGTCCACTATAGAATTTGGTTACTTG GAGTATGCGCAGTCTCGGTTCCAGTTCTACTTCCAGCAGAAGGGCCAGCTGACCAGCTTCCACCCCTCGTCCTGA
- the CHKB gene encoding choline/ethanolamine kinase isoform X1 produces MAAEGTDVVGGGPLGGCLTKDSLLQAKCPDAAPSRRRSSARSRDAERRAYQWCREYLGGAWRQARPEELRVDPVSGGLSNLLFRCSLPDHLPSVGEEPREVLLRLYGAILQGVDSLVLESVMFAILAERSLGPQLYGVFPEGRLEQYIPSRPLKTHELRDPVLSAAIATKMAKFHGMEMPFTKEPHWLFGTMDRYLKQIQDLPPTGLPQMNLLEMYSLKDEMGNLRKLLDTTPSPVVFCHNDIQEGNILLLSEPKSTDSLMLVDFEYSSYNYRGFDIGNHFCEWVYDYTHEEWPFYKAQPANYPTQGQQLHFIRHYLAEVKKDETVSQEEQRKLEADLLVEANRYALASHFFWGLWSILQASMSTIEFGYLVSNPGVCAVSVPVLLPAEGPADQLPPLVLTPLPTPCISPGTSRAGPWREGHRGGPGDWAEPH; encoded by the exons ATGGCGGCCGAGGGGACCGATGTGGTCGGAGGCGGGCCTCTCGGAGGCTGCCTGACCAAGGACAGCTTGCTGCAGGCTAAGTGCCCCGACGCGGCCCCAAGCCGGCGGCGCAGCTCGGCGCGCTCACGAGACGCCGAGCGCCGCGCCTACCAGTGGTGCCGAGAGTACTTGGGCGGGGCCTGGCGCCAGGCGCGGCCGGAGGAGCTGAGGGTTGACCCCGTGAG CGGAGGCCTCAGCAACCTGCTGTTCCGCTGTTCGCTGCCGGACCACCTGCCCAGCGTTGGCGAGGAGCCCCGGGAGGTGCTACTGCGGCTATATGGGGCCATCCTGCAG GGCGTGGACTCCTTGGTCCTTGAGAGTGTGATGTTCGCCATACTTGCAGAGCGGTCGCTGGGGCCCCAGCTCTATGGAGTCTTTCCAGAGGGCCGGCTGGAACAGTACATCCCA AGCAGGCCACTGAAGACACATGAGCTTCGAGATCCAGTGTTGTCTGCAGCCATTGCCACGAAGATGGCCAAGTTCCACGGCATGGAGATGCCTTTCACTAAGGAGCCCCACTGGCTATTTGGGACCATGGATCG GTACTTAAAGCAGATCCAGGACCTGCCCCCCACCGGCCTTCCCCAAATGAACCTGCTGGAGATGTACAGCTTGAAGGATGAGATGGGCAACCTCAG GAAGCTGCTAGACACTACCCCATCACCAGTGGTCTTTTGCCACAATGATATCCAAGAAG GGAACATCTTACTGCTCTCAGAGCCTAAAAGCACTGACAGCCTCATGCTGGTGGACTTCGAGTACAGCAGTTACAACTACAG GGGCTTTGACATTGGGAACCATTTTTGTGAGTGGGTTTACGATTATACTCACGAGGAGTGGCCTTTCTACAAAGCACAGCCTGCAAACTACCCCACTCAGGGACAGCAG CTCCATTTTATTCGCCACTACCTGGCAGAGGTAAAGAAAGATGAGACCGTCTCCCAAGAGGAGCAGAGGAAACTGGAAGCAGATTTGCTGGTGGAAGCTAATCG GTATGCCCTGGCATCTCATTTCTTTTGGGGTCTCTGGTCCATTCTTCAGGCATCCATGTCCACTATAGAATTTGGTTACTTGGTAAGTAACCCAG GAGTATGCGCAGTCTCGGTTCCAGTTCTACTTCCAGCAGAAGGGCCAGCTGACCAGCTTCCACCCCTCGTCCTGACTCCACTTCCGACTCCTTGCATTTCTCCTGGAACCTCCAGGGCAGGTCCTTGGAGGGAGGGGCACAGGGGAGGCCCTGGGGACTGGGCTGAGCCCCACTGA
- the CHKB gene encoding choline/ethanolamine kinase isoform X4, translated as MESFQRAGWNSTSQYEPGPDLPEAPPSPPPPPSQCLPSHPSPQSRPLKTHELRDPVLSAAIATKMAKFHGMEMPFTKEPHWLFGTMDRYLKQIQDLPPTGLPQMNLLEMYSLKDEMGNLRKLLDTTPSPVVFCHNDIQEGNILLLSEPKSTDSLMLVDFEYSSYNYRGFDIGNHFCEWVYDYTHEEWPFYKAQPANYPTQGQQLHFIRHYLAEVKKDETVSQEEQRKLEADLLVEANRYALASHFFWGLWSILQASMSTIEFGYLVSNPGVCAVSVPVLLPAEGPADQLPPLVLTPLPTPCISPGTSRAGPWREGHRGGPGDWAEPH; from the exons ATGGAGTCTTTCCAGAGGGCCGGCTGGAACAGTACATCCCAGTACGAGCCCGGCCCTGACCTACCCGAAGCACCtccttccccccccccacccccttcccagtGTCTGCCTTCACATCCCTCACCCCAG AGCAGGCCACTGAAGACACATGAGCTTCGAGATCCAGTGTTGTCTGCAGCCATTGCCACGAAGATGGCCAAGTTCCACGGCATGGAGATGCCTTTCACTAAGGAGCCCCACTGGCTATTTGGGACCATGGATCG GTACTTAAAGCAGATCCAGGACCTGCCCCCCACCGGCCTTCCCCAAATGAACCTGCTGGAGATGTACAGCTTGAAGGATGAGATGGGCAACCTCAG GAAGCTGCTAGACACTACCCCATCACCAGTGGTCTTTTGCCACAATGATATCCAAGAAG GGAACATCTTACTGCTCTCAGAGCCTAAAAGCACTGACAGCCTCATGCTGGTGGACTTCGAGTACAGCAGTTACAACTACAG GGGCTTTGACATTGGGAACCATTTTTGTGAGTGGGTTTACGATTATACTCACGAGGAGTGGCCTTTCTACAAAGCACAGCCTGCAAACTACCCCACTCAGGGACAGCAG CTCCATTTTATTCGCCACTACCTGGCAGAGGTAAAGAAAGATGAGACCGTCTCCCAAGAGGAGCAGAGGAAACTGGAAGCAGATTTGCTGGTGGAAGCTAATCG GTATGCCCTGGCATCTCATTTCTTTTGGGGTCTCTGGTCCATTCTTCAGGCATCCATGTCCACTATAGAATTTGGTTACTTGGTAAGTAACCCAG GAGTATGCGCAGTCTCGGTTCCAGTTCTACTTCCAGCAGAAGGGCCAGCTGACCAGCTTCCACCCCTCGTCCTGACTCCACTTCCGACTCCTTGCATTTCTCCTGGAACCTCCAGGGCAGGTCCTTGGAGGGAGGGGCACAGGGGAGGCCCTGGGGACTGGGCTGAGCCCCACTGA
- the CPT1B gene encoding carnitine O-palmitoyltransferase 1, muscle isoform isoform X1 has product MAEAHQAVAFQFTVTPEGVDFRLSREVLKHIYLSGIRSWKKRLIRIKNGIIRGVYPGSPTSWLVVVMATVGSSYYNLDISMGLVYYIQRWLPEGRPSRTPYTRTLFSMAIFSTGVWMMGIFFFRQTLKLLLSYHGWMFEMHGQTSHLTRVWAVCVRLLSSRRPMLYSFQTSLPKLPVPSVPATVHRYLESVEHLLDDEQYYRMEMLAKEFEEKTAPRLQKYLVLKSWWATNYVSDWWEEYVYLRGRNPLMVNSNYYVMDLVLVKNTDVQAARLGNVVHTMITYRRKLDREEIKPVMVLGLVPMCSWQMERMFNTTRIPGKDTDVLQHLPDSRHVAVYHKGRFFKVWLYEGSRLLKPRDLEMQFQRILDDPSPPQPGEERLAALTAGGRVEWAQARQAFFGSGKNKAALDAIERAAFFVALDEESHHYDPEDEASLSLYGKALLHGNCYNRWFDKSFTLISFKNGQLGLNTEHAWADAPIIGHLWEFVLSTDSFHLGYTETGHCLGKPNPVLPPPQRLEWDIPEQCQAVIESSYQVAKALADDVELYCFQFLPFGKGLIKKCRTSPDAFVQIALQLAHFRDRGKFCLTYEASMTRMFREGRTETVRSCTRESTAFVQAMMQGHHLNEDLQHLFQKAAEKHQNMYRLAMTGAGIDRHLFCLYVVSKYLGVESPFLAEVLSEPWRLSTSQIAQFQIRMFDPNKYPKHLAAGGGFGPVADDGYGVSYMIAGEDTIFFHVSSKFSSSETNAQRFGNQIRQALLDIANLFQVPKADG; this is encoded by the exons ATGGCGGAAGCGCACCAGGCTGTGGCCTTCCAGTTCACTGTGACACCAGAGGGGGTCGACTTCCGGCTCAGTCGGGAGGTGCTGAAACACATCTACCTGTCTGGGATCAGGTCCTGGAAGAAACGCCTGATCCGCATCAAG AATGGCATCATCAGGGGCGTGTACCCTGGTAGCCCCACCAGCTGGCTGGTCGTGGTTATGGCAACAGTGGGTTCCTCCTACTACAACCTGGACATCTCCATGGGACTGGTCTATTATATCCAGAGATGGCTTCCTGAGGG ACGTCCCTCCAGGACCCCATACACCCGGACACTTTTCAGCATGGCCATCTTCTCCACGGGGGTCTGGATGATGGGCATCTTCTTCTTCCGCCAAACCCTGAAACTGCTTCTTTCCTACCACGGTTGGATGTTTGAGATGCACGGCCAGACCAGCCACTTGACCAGAGTCTGGGCT GTCTGTGTCCGCCTTCTGTCCAGCCGACGGCCCATGCTCTACAGCTTCCAGACATCTCTGCCCAAGCTGCCAGTTCCCAGTGTGCCAGCCACAGTTCATCGG TACCTAGAATCCGTGGAACACTTGTTGGATGATGAGCAATATTATCGAATGGAGATGCTGGCCAAGGAGTTCGAGGAGAAGACTGCCCCCAGGCTGCAGAAGTACCTGGTACTCAAGTCCTGGTGGGCAACCAACTAT GTGAGCGACTGGTGGGAAGAGTACGTCTACCTTCGGGGCAGGAACCCCCTCATGGTCAACAGCAACTACTACGTCATG GACCTAGTGCTTGTCAAGAACACAGACGTGCAGGCTGCCCGCCTGGGAAATGTTGTCCACACCATGATCACGTACCGCCGTAAACTGGACCGTGAAGAGATCAAGCCT GTGATGGTGCTGGGCCTCGTGCCCATGTGCTCCTGGCAGATGGAGCGGATGTTCAACACCACTCGCATCCCGGGGAAGGACACAG ACGTGCTGCAGCACCTCCCGGACAGCAGGCACGTGGCCGTCTACCACAAGGGCCGCTTTTTCAAGGTGTGGCTCTACGAGGGCTCCCGCCTGCTCAAGCCTCGGGACCTGGAGATGCAGTTCCAGAGGATCCTGGacgacccctccccaccccagcccgggGAGGAGAGGCTGGCAGCCCTCACTGCAGGGGGAAG AGTGGAGTGGGCTCAGGCACGCCAGGCCTTCTTCGGCTCTGGCAAGAACAAGGCTGCCCTGGACGCCATCGAGCGCGCTGCTTTCTTCGTGGCTCTAGATGAGGAGTCTCACCACTATGACCCAGAGGACGAGGCCAGCCTCAGCCTTTACGGCAAGGCCCTACTGCATGGCAACTGCTACAACAG GTGGTTCGACAAGTCCTTCACGCTCATCTCTTTCAAGAACGGCCAGCTTGGACTCAACACAGAGCACGCGTGGGCAGATGCCCCTATCATAGGGCACCTCTGGGAG TTTGTCCTGAGCACCGACTCCTTCCATCTGGGCTACACAGAGACGGGGCACTGTCTGGGCAAGCCCAACCCTGTGCTGCCCCCCCCTCAGCGACTCGAGTGGGACATTCCAGAGCAG TGCCAGGCGGTCATCGAGAGTTCCTACCAGGTGGCCAAGGCGCTGGCGGACGACGTGGAGCTGTACTGCTTCCAGTTCCTGCCCTTTGGCAAAGGCCTCATCAAGAAGTGCCGGACCAGCCCTGACGCCTTCGTGCAGATCGCCCTGCAGCTGGCGCACTTCCGG GACAGGGGCAAGTTCTGCCTGACCTATGAAGCCTCAATGACGAGAATGTTCCGGGAGGGCCGGACGGAGACTGTGCGTTCCTGCACCCGGGAGTCCACAGCCTTTGTTCAGGCCATGATGCAGGggcaccacctg AACGAAGACCTCCAACATCTATTCCAGAAGGCTGCTGAGAAGCACCAGAATATGTACCGCCTGGCCATGACAGGGGCTGGGATTGACAGGCACCTCTTCTGCCTTTATGTGGTCTCCAAGTACTTGGGAGTTGAATCCCCTTTCCTGGCTGAG GTGCTCTCAGAACCCTGGCGCCTCTCCACTAGCCAGATCGCTCAATTCCAGATCCGCATGTTCGACCCAAACAAGTACCCCAAACACCTGGCTGCTGGCGGTGGCTTTGGCCCT GTGGCAGATGATGGCTACGGCGTTTCCTACATGATTGCGGGTGAGGACACCATCTTCTTCCACGTCTCCAGCAAGTTCTCCAGCTCAGAGACG AATGCCCAGCGCTTTGGCAACCAGATCCGTCAAGCTCTGCTAGACATCGCCAATCTTTTCCAAGTTCCCAAGGCTGATGGCTAA
- the CPT1B gene encoding carnitine O-palmitoyltransferase 1, muscle isoform isoform X2, whose amino-acid sequence MALYTSGLQNQNFPEAGLKWTPCRPLPFSDRRPSRTPYTRTLFSMAIFSTGVWMMGIFFFRQTLKLLLSYHGWMFEMHGQTSHLTRVWAVCVRLLSSRRPMLYSFQTSLPKLPVPSVPATVHRYLESVEHLLDDEQYYRMEMLAKEFEEKTAPRLQKYLVLKSWWATNYVSDWWEEYVYLRGRNPLMVNSNYYVMDLVLVKNTDVQAARLGNVVHTMITYRRKLDREEIKPVMVLGLVPMCSWQMERMFNTTRIPGKDTDVLQHLPDSRHVAVYHKGRFFKVWLYEGSRLLKPRDLEMQFQRILDDPSPPQPGEERLAALTAGGRVEWAQARQAFFGSGKNKAALDAIERAAFFVALDEESHHYDPEDEASLSLYGKALLHGNCYNRWFDKSFTLISFKNGQLGLNTEHAWADAPIIGHLWEFVLSTDSFHLGYTETGHCLGKPNPVLPPPQRLEWDIPEQCQAVIESSYQVAKALADDVELYCFQFLPFGKGLIKKCRTSPDAFVQIALQLAHFRDRGKFCLTYEASMTRMFREGRTETVRSCTRESTAFVQAMMQGHHLNEDLQHLFQKAAEKHQNMYRLAMTGAGIDRHLFCLYVVSKYLGVESPFLAEVLSEPWRLSTSQIAQFQIRMFDPNKYPKHLAAGGGFGPVADDGYGVSYMIAGEDTIFFHVSSKFSSSETNAQRFGNQIRQALLDIANLFQVPKADG is encoded by the exons ATGGCTTTATATACATCAGGTCTGCAGAATCAGAATTTCCCTGaggctggcctcaagtggacccCCTGCAGGCCTCTCCCCTTCTCTGACAGACGTCCCTCCAGGACCCCATACACCCGGACACTTTTCAGCATGGCCATCTTCTCCACGGGGGTCTGGATGATGGGCATCTTCTTCTTCCGCCAAACCCTGAAACTGCTTCTTTCCTACCACGGTTGGATGTTTGAGATGCACGGCCAGACCAGCCACTTGACCAGAGTCTGGGCT GTCTGTGTCCGCCTTCTGTCCAGCCGACGGCCCATGCTCTACAGCTTCCAGACATCTCTGCCCAAGCTGCCAGTTCCCAGTGTGCCAGCCACAGTTCATCGG TACCTAGAATCCGTGGAACACTTGTTGGATGATGAGCAATATTATCGAATGGAGATGCTGGCCAAGGAGTTCGAGGAGAAGACTGCCCCCAGGCTGCAGAAGTACCTGGTACTCAAGTCCTGGTGGGCAACCAACTAT GTGAGCGACTGGTGGGAAGAGTACGTCTACCTTCGGGGCAGGAACCCCCTCATGGTCAACAGCAACTACTACGTCATG GACCTAGTGCTTGTCAAGAACACAGACGTGCAGGCTGCCCGCCTGGGAAATGTTGTCCACACCATGATCACGTACCGCCGTAAACTGGACCGTGAAGAGATCAAGCCT GTGATGGTGCTGGGCCTCGTGCCCATGTGCTCCTGGCAGATGGAGCGGATGTTCAACACCACTCGCATCCCGGGGAAGGACACAG ACGTGCTGCAGCACCTCCCGGACAGCAGGCACGTGGCCGTCTACCACAAGGGCCGCTTTTTCAAGGTGTGGCTCTACGAGGGCTCCCGCCTGCTCAAGCCTCGGGACCTGGAGATGCAGTTCCAGAGGATCCTGGacgacccctccccaccccagcccgggGAGGAGAGGCTGGCAGCCCTCACTGCAGGGGGAAG AGTGGAGTGGGCTCAGGCACGCCAGGCCTTCTTCGGCTCTGGCAAGAACAAGGCTGCCCTGGACGCCATCGAGCGCGCTGCTTTCTTCGTGGCTCTAGATGAGGAGTCTCACCACTATGACCCAGAGGACGAGGCCAGCCTCAGCCTTTACGGCAAGGCCCTACTGCATGGCAACTGCTACAACAG GTGGTTCGACAAGTCCTTCACGCTCATCTCTTTCAAGAACGGCCAGCTTGGACTCAACACAGAGCACGCGTGGGCAGATGCCCCTATCATAGGGCACCTCTGGGAG TTTGTCCTGAGCACCGACTCCTTCCATCTGGGCTACACAGAGACGGGGCACTGTCTGGGCAAGCCCAACCCTGTGCTGCCCCCCCCTCAGCGACTCGAGTGGGACATTCCAGAGCAG TGCCAGGCGGTCATCGAGAGTTCCTACCAGGTGGCCAAGGCGCTGGCGGACGACGTGGAGCTGTACTGCTTCCAGTTCCTGCCCTTTGGCAAAGGCCTCATCAAGAAGTGCCGGACCAGCCCTGACGCCTTCGTGCAGATCGCCCTGCAGCTGGCGCACTTCCGG GACAGGGGCAAGTTCTGCCTGACCTATGAAGCCTCAATGACGAGAATGTTCCGGGAGGGCCGGACGGAGACTGTGCGTTCCTGCACCCGGGAGTCCACAGCCTTTGTTCAGGCCATGATGCAGGggcaccacctg AACGAAGACCTCCAACATCTATTCCAGAAGGCTGCTGAGAAGCACCAGAATATGTACCGCCTGGCCATGACAGGGGCTGGGATTGACAGGCACCTCTTCTGCCTTTATGTGGTCTCCAAGTACTTGGGAGTTGAATCCCCTTTCCTGGCTGAG GTGCTCTCAGAACCCTGGCGCCTCTCCACTAGCCAGATCGCTCAATTCCAGATCCGCATGTTCGACCCAAACAAGTACCCCAAACACCTGGCTGCTGGCGGTGGCTTTGGCCCT GTGGCAGATGATGGCTACGGCGTTTCCTACATGATTGCGGGTGAGGACACCATCTTCTTCCACGTCTCCAGCAAGTTCTCCAGCTCAGAGACG AATGCCCAGCGCTTTGGCAACCAGATCCGTCAAGCTCTGCTAGACATCGCCAATCTTTTCCAAGTTCCCAAGGCTGATGGCTAA